The Verrucomicrobiia bacterium sequence GCGTCAACGACCTCCCGCAAGGCATTCAAAGCCGTCTGTTGGTATTGGAGTTTGGCTTGTTCCCACGCGGCTTCGGACTGGCGATATTGGCCGTAGAGCCGGCCTCCCTGAAAGAGCGGGCCGGTGACGTTGGCCCCGATGGACCACAGGTTCGCCCCAGGCGAGGTGATGGCCGAGAGGTCCATCGAGACGCCCCCGTAAAGCGCGGTCAGTCCGATCTTCGGCAGAAAGTCTCCCAGCGCGACTCCCACCTGCGCGTTGGCCGAGCGCGCAAGCTGCTCGGCCTGGCGCAGGTCGGGCCGGCGTTCGAGCAATTCGGAGGGGAGGCCGGCGGGAACCTCAGGCGGCATGGCTTGTTGAAGCAACGTTTTGTTACGAGGGATGGGGCCGGGGTTCCTGCCCAGCAGGATGCTGATTTGGTCCTCCTTGAGGGCGATCTGGCGCTCGAGCTCGGGCGCCGCTGCCGTCGCGGTTGCGAGCGCCGCCTCGGCGCGCCAGGTCTCAAGCTCCGAGGCGGCCCCCGCGCCCAGCCGGTTGCTGAAAACCTCGAGGGTTTCGCCAAACGAGTTGGTGGCCCGCCGCGCGATTCCGAGTTGTTCGTCTAATTCCAGCAGTTCAAAGTAGGCTTGGGCCACTTGGCTGATCAGCGAGAGGGCCACACCGCGCCGCGCTTCCTCGCTGGCGAAGTATTGCGCGCGGGCCGACTCATTCAAGCGGCGGATGCGGCCCCACAGGTCCACTTCCCAGGAGGCGTTGAACAGCGCCAGGAACGATTCCTTGGGCAGCGCCGCGCCGCTGACAACTCCCATCGGAAAGGGCGAGCCAAGGAATGAATTTCGGCCGCGGGCCGCTTCGCCGTCGTAACCAATCTGCGGGAGGAACTGGGCGCGCGCCTCCATGGCCAGGGCGCGGGACTGTTCCACGCGGCTAACGGCCAGACGCAGGTCGTAATTGTTGGTCAGGGCAATCTGCACCAGATTCGTCAGAGTTTGGTCCTTGAAAACGCCCCACCACGGCAGGTCCGCAAGCGAATTGGCCGAGTTAGTCTCCGGGGCCCCTCGAAATTGAGCCGGGGCGGCGATGGCGGGCCGCTTGTAATTTGGCCCGATGGCGCAGCCCGAGAGGCCGAGAGCCAGACCCGAGATGCCTAGAAGCAGGGAAGCGGTTCGGGCTGCGCAAAACAGGTGATGGCCGTGCTGCGATTGGGAGTTGATGGTTGCTGGTTTCATGCCCTGGGATTGTCATGGCGGCCTGGCATCGATGGCGGTTTCTGCCCGGGCCGCACTCGGCCATCCTCCATTTCGACGATGCGGTCAAACACCTCGAGGGCGCGCTGATCATGCGTGACGACGATGGCCCCGGCCCCGCGTTCGTGTGCCACTTTGCGGAACAATTCCATCACCTGCCGTCCGCGGGCGCCGTCCAGCGCGGCGGTCGGCTCGTCGGCGAGAATGAGGCTCGGCTCGTTGGCGAGCGCGCGGGCCACCGCCACGCGCTGTTGCTGCCCGCCGGAAAGCGCGTCGGGCAGGTTGGTGGCGCGGTCTGCCACGCCCAGGTATTCCAGCAACTCCATCGAGCGGCGGCGCGCCGCGCGCGGCGGCACGTCGTTGATCTCGAGGGCCACCTGCACGTTTTGCACCGCGTTCAAAAACGGAATCAGATTCGCCTTCTGAAAAACAAAGCCAAGATGCTTTCGCCGGAATGCAGCCAGGTTGACCAAAGCGCGCGGGCCGTCCATCACCCGCTCACCGGCCATGGTGATGCGTCCGGCGGTGGGCGGATTGATGAGGCCCAGCGCGGTGAGCAACGTCGTTTTCCCCGCGCCGCTCGGTCCCAGCAACGCGACCACTTCCCCGCGCGCGACCTGCAGCGACACTTCTTTCATCGCCACGACCTCGGTGTTGCCGCTGCCGTAAACCTTGGTCAAGCCGGCGGCCTCCAGCGCGGCGGCAGACTGGTTGGCGCGCGCGTTCATGACAGAACCGTGTTGGGCGAGATGCGCATCGCCTTCCAAATTCCCAGCAAGCTGGCGAGCACGGAAATTCCCGCCACGGCCATCGCCAGGAACCAGAAATCCCGCGGGGTGATGACAACCAGCCGCGGAAACAAGGGAAACAGCCAGTGGCCCAGCAACACCGCCAGCCCGTAACCCAGGGCGCCGAGCAACAACGCCTGCTGCAAGATCAGGCCGATGATGACGCCGCGGCGCGCGCCCATGAGTTTGAGCATCGCGATGTCATGCGTCTTGTCGAGAGTAAGGGTGTAGAGGATCAGAGTCATGATGATGGTGGAAACGACCACGAGGATGGCGCGGAACAATCCCAACTGCCGGCGCGAGCGGTCCACGAACCCGCGCACCAGCAGGTCGTCCTCTTGCGCCTGCGTATAGACCGTCAGGTCCGGCCAGCCGTTGATGGTGTGGATGACCGCCTGCTGGTCCGCGCCCGGGGCCAGCTTGACCAGGATGGCGCTGACCGTCGGGGGCAGAATGGCGGGCAAGTTCGCCGCAGGGCCCGAGGCGCGCGCCGCCAGAGCCGGTTGTTGCTGTCCGAGGTCTTGCGCCGCCAATTGAGCCGCGCGGCTGTTGCGCTGTAAACGAATGGCTTCACCCGGTTGGTCAAACTGAATCGCCTGCGCATCTGGCAA is a genomic window containing:
- a CDS encoding ABC transporter permease, whose translation is MNLAAQDIRHNLARFSLTACGIGLLLMIVLGMGGIYRGLVYEATLLVDRVNTDLWVVQRNTRGPFAELSSVPANVENRALAVPGVATTRRFVYWTIQRELAGRPLRLAIQGLVWPYDPGAWLPLAAGRPLGQAHYEMVADRSLGLQLGERIKLGKDFYTVVGLTKGMTSASGDGMAFFSLPDAQAIQFDQPGEAIRLQRNSRAAQLAAQDLGQQQPALAARASGPAANLPAILPPTVSAILVKLAPGADQQAVIHTINGWPDLTVYTQAQEDDLLVRGFVDRSRRQLGLFRAILVVVSTIIMTLILYTLTLDKTHDIAMLKLMGARRGVIIGLILQQALLLGALGYGLAVLLGHWLFPLFPRLVVITPRDFWFLAMAVAGISVLASLLGIWKAMRISPNTVLS
- a CDS encoding ABC transporter ATP-binding protein gives rise to the protein MNARANQSAAALEAAGLTKVYGSGNTEVVAMKEVSLQVARGEVVALLGPSGAGKTTLLTALGLINPPTAGRITMAGERVMDGPRALVNLAAFRRKHLGFVFQKANLIPFLNAVQNVQVALEINDVPPRAARRRSMELLEYLGVADRATNLPDALSGGQQQRVAVARALANEPSLILADEPTAALDGARGRQVMELFRKVAHERGAGAIVVTHDQRALEVFDRIVEMEDGRVRPGQKPPSMPGRHDNPRA
- a CDS encoding efflux transporter outer membrane subunit — encoded protein: MKPATINSQSQHGHHLFCAARTASLLLGISGLALGLSGCAIGPNYKRPAIAAPAQFRGAPETNSANSLADLPWWGVFKDQTLTNLVQIALTNNYDLRLAVSRVEQSRALAMEARAQFLPQIGYDGEAARGRNSFLGSPFPMGVVSGAALPKESFLALFNASWEVDLWGRIRRLNESARAQYFASEEARRGVALSLISQVAQAYFELLELDEQLGIARRATNSFGETLEVFSNRLGAGAASELETWRAEAALATATAAAPELERQIALKEDQISILLGRNPGPIPRNKTLLQQAMPPEVPAGLPSELLERRPDLRQAEQLARSANAQVGVALGDFLPKIGLTALYGGVSMDLSAITSPGANLWSIGANVTGPLFQGGRLYGQYRQSEAAWEQAKLQYQQTALNALREVVDALITRQKLEAVRTAQERAVAAYRKAVEVSTRRYLAGKANYYEVLEAQQQLFPAENALAQTRRNQLIVIVQLYQALGGGW